Proteins encoded in a region of the Pigmentiphaga litoralis genome:
- a CDS encoding efflux transporter outer membrane subunit has protein sequence MRLSRFSGAVTLPLCLALAGCSLTRPPAAVPPPVPAQWNAPLPPPGPAAPPLPVGSIPALTDWWRQLNDPLLDRLIAAAQDESPTIASAAARIAEARATRVQSGAALLPNLDASLTGTRGNSGSRFGASPTGGLIAIPITTTQATLQSSWEADLFGRLRSDREAAQTRLVSADAKWHDARVSVAAETANAYFAERACIQQLTVSESDTRSRSETARLSDLSSQAGFTAPADAALARASASDASGRLSQQRAQCDVQRKALVALTGIDDAELAARLAASPVQQALPNVQAVASVPADMLVQRPDVYANELGVAAASAEVGSAEAARYPRLTLQGSVGRTTFRLAGQEQSLDTWSIGPVTLTLPLFDGGTRRANVESAKARYAEAVAVYRGSVRQAVREVEEALVNLQSTDARASDADSAVKNYQAAFDAMQARYKSGLASLIELEDVRRTLYAAQTARVALQRERANAWVALYRTTGGGWTRAASLTSSSAAPSP, from the coding sequence CTGCCCAATGGAATGCACCGCTGCCGCCGCCCGGACCGGCGGCGCCGCCATTGCCGGTCGGGTCGATCCCGGCCCTGACCGACTGGTGGCGGCAATTGAACGATCCGCTGCTGGACCGCCTGATCGCGGCCGCCCAGGATGAAAGCCCGACCATTGCCAGCGCCGCGGCGCGTATTGCCGAAGCGCGCGCCACCCGGGTGCAAAGCGGCGCGGCGTTGCTGCCCAACCTGGACGCATCCCTGACCGGCACGCGCGGCAATTCCGGGTCGCGGTTCGGTGCGTCGCCCACGGGCGGCCTGATCGCGATCCCGATCACCACGACCCAGGCCACGCTGCAATCGAGCTGGGAAGCCGATCTGTTCGGCCGCCTGCGCTCCGATCGCGAAGCCGCGCAGACGCGCCTGGTGAGCGCGGACGCCAAGTGGCATGACGCACGGGTGTCGGTGGCGGCCGAGACGGCCAACGCCTATTTCGCCGAGCGCGCGTGCATCCAGCAATTGACGGTGTCCGAATCGGATACCCGGTCGCGCAGCGAAACCGCGCGCCTGTCCGATCTGTCGTCGCAGGCAGGCTTCACGGCGCCAGCGGATGCCGCCCTCGCGCGGGCCAGTGCGTCGGACGCGTCGGGCCGCCTGAGCCAGCAGCGCGCGCAGTGCGACGTGCAGCGCAAGGCCCTGGTCGCGCTGACCGGCATCGACGATGCGGAATTGGCGGCTCGACTGGCGGCATCGCCGGTGCAGCAGGCCCTGCCGAATGTGCAGGCAGTGGCCAGTGTGCCGGCAGACATGCTGGTGCAGCGGCCCGACGTCTATGCCAATGAATTGGGGGTGGCCGCGGCCAGTGCTGAAGTCGGATCGGCCGAAGCCGCCCGCTATCCGCGCCTGACCCTGCAGGGATCGGTCGGGCGCACCACGTTCCGGCTGGCCGGCCAGGAGCAATCGCTGGACACGTGGAGCATCGGCCCGGTCACGCTGACCCTGCCGCTGTTCGATGGCGGCACCCGTCGCGCGAATGTCGAGTCGGCCAAGGCCCGGTATGCCGAAGCCGTGGCCGTGTACCGCGGCAGCGTGCGCCAGGCGGTGCGCGAAGTCGAAGAAGCGTTGGTGAACCTGCAAAGCACCGACGCCCGCGCATCCGATGCCGACAGCGCCGTCAAGAATTACCAGGCCGCCTTCGACGCCATGCAGGCCCGCTACAAAAGCGGACTGGCCAGCCTGATCGAACTCGAAGACGTGCGGCGCACGCTGTATGCCGCGCAGACCGCGCGTGTCGCTTTGCAGCGCGAACGCGCGAATGCGTGGGTCGCCCTCTATCGCACCACCGGCGGCGGCTGGACCCGCGCCGCCTCGCTGACCTCTTCTTCTGCGGCCCCGTCGCCATGA